A single window of Sphingobacteriales bacterium DNA harbors:
- a CDS encoding response regulator transcription factor — translation MKSKIRVIIADAQMLIRIGLNKIISEVNHIECIDEAENAEKLLCSLEKNKADIIIIDYAQPNHFNVDIIQTIKKKHPNTEFLVISTDNNKETILKSINDGVKGFLTKECDDEEIINAIEATANHEKFLCHKVIDIIIDKHLHKEDDNCTALNISSRESEIIRLTSKGWNAKTIADHLFLSTHTVYTHKKNIMKKLKLKSTSEIIVYAIQNNLVDEQELV, via the coding sequence ATGAAGAGCAAGATTAGAGTAATTATTGCTGATGCTCAGATGCTAATAAGAATTGGCTTGAATAAAATAATTTCAGAAGTCAACCATATTGAATGTATTGATGAAGCAGAAAATGCAGAAAAGTTGCTTTGTAGTTTAGAGAAAAATAAGGCTGATATTATTATTATTGATTATGCTCAACCCAATCATTTTAATGTAGATATTATTCAGACAATTAAGAAAAAACATCCAAATACTGAATTTCTAGTTATATCAACAGACAATAATAAAGAAACTATCTTAAAATCAATTAACGATGGTGTTAAAGGATTTTTGACTAAAGAATGCGATGATGAGGAAATTATCAATGCTATTGAAGCAACTGCAAATCATGAAAAATTCTTATGTCACAAAGTAATTGACATTATTATAGACAAACATCTTCACAAAGAAGATGACAATTGTACAGCATTAAATATATCATCAAGAGAATCTGAAATCATTAGACTTACATCAAAAGGTTGGAATGCTAAAACAATTGCAGACCATTTGTTTTTGAGTACACACACTGTATATACGCACAAAAAAAATATCATGAAGAAGTTGAAACTAAAATCTACTTCCGAAATTATTGTATATGCTATACAAAACAACTTGGTTGATGAGCAAGAATTGGTTTAA
- a CDS encoding acyl carrier protein: MSDIAARVKKIIIEKLGVEETEITPEANFEMDLKADSLETVELIMEFEKEFNIVIPDEQADKIKTVGEAIAFLEANV, from the coding sequence ATGTCTGACATAGCAGCACGCGTAAAAAAAATAATCATAGAAAAGTTGGGTGTAGAAGAAACAGAAATTACTCCAGAGGCTAACTTCGAGATGGATTTAAAAGCAGACTCACTAGAAACAGTTGAATTGATAATGGAATTTGAGAAAGAATTCAATATCGTAATTCCAGATGAGCAAGCAGATAAAATAAAAACTGTAGGCGAAGCTATTGCATTTTTGGAAGCTAATGTATAA